The following proteins are co-located in the Methanofastidiosum sp. genome:
- a CDS encoding DUF1801 domain-containing protein produces MERLREILVEAVPSLKEKMEYGVMCYDDLYYIANLPKQVNMGFSIIGLAPEEVKLFQGGGKTMRHLKFENIDSIDEEELVKVINLVRDKASPVHPKIRNK; encoded by the coding sequence ATGGAACGCTTACGCGAGATTCTAGTTGAAGCAGTCCCCAGTCTAAAAGAAAAAATGGAATATGGCGTAATGTGTTATGATGATCTGTACTACATTGCAAATCTCCCCAAACAAGTTAACATGGGATTTTCAATCATAGGATTGGCACCTGAAGAAGTTAAATTATTTCAAGGTGGGGGGAAGACCATGCGCCACTTGAAATTTGAAAATATTGATTCAATTGACGAAGAAGAGCTCGTTAAGGTCATCAATTTAGTGCGTGACAAAGCGTCTCCTGTCCATCCAAAAATAAGAAATAAATAA
- a CDS encoding GNAT family N-acetyltransferase, translated as MIRQLQKNEEIPYKLLLLADETIEAIDKYINDSEIYIFENDNETIAVYVLQKISDDTIEIKNIAVDTKYQGRGIGTLLLRDASLRAKAKGFKTIIIGTGDIATKQLHLYQKEGFEIFGLKKGFYIDNYPNPIYENGVQLKDMVMLKKN; from the coding sequence ATGATTAGACAGCTTCAAAAAAATGAAGAAATCCCTTATAAGCTATTATTGCTAGCCGATGAAACGATTGAGGCAATTGATAAGTATATCAATGATTCTGAAATCTACATATTTGAAAATGATAACGAGACTATAGCGGTCTATGTACTTCAAAAAATAAGTGATGACACTATCGAAATTAAAAATATCGCTGTGGATACAAAATACCAAGGTCGGGGCATAGGTACGCTACTTCTAAGAGACGCCTCTTTAAGGGCAAAGGCAAAAGGATTCAAGACTATTATTATTGGGACTGGAGATATAGCAACTAAACAGCTGCACCTATACCAGAAAGAAGGTTTTGAGATATTTGGCCTAAAAAAAGGATTTTATATCGATAATTACCCAAACCCCATATATGAAAATGGGGTGCAGCTCAAAGACATGGTAATGCTAAAAAAGAACTGA
- a CDS encoding DUF4405 domain-containing protein: MHNVFITPQELPDEVVQLKKVMVNYWIDMGILVSSLLCISTGIIKWPGLIDQLSLSYSKVPILLLSNIHDWSGMIMGALAFVHVVLHLKWLTTITKNKFLGKFEIQKLNKKHISFILGLLVLLNMSIYLSESVIVQSENISELEHKDELIAYATDEKNQEIVSADVVVEKEDYSSLAGTCPRDRHCGSPSCPLWTDQNNDGLCDRG, encoded by the coding sequence TTGCATAATGTCTTTATAACTCCTCAAGAACTACCAGATGAGGTAGTTCAATTGAAGAAGGTTATGGTAAATTACTGGATTGATATGGGGATCCTAGTATCCTCCCTTTTGTGCATATCAACCGGTATAATAAAATGGCCCGGATTAATAGACCAACTCAGTTTAAGCTATTCCAAAGTACCAATTTTGTTATTATCAAATATACATGATTGGTCAGGCATGATCATGGGCGCCTTAGCATTTGTTCATGTCGTGTTACATTTGAAATGGCTTACAACAATAACAAAGAATAAATTTCTGGGAAAATTTGAAATACAGAAGTTAAATAAAAAGCATATATCCTTTATTCTAGGGCTTTTAGTTCTTCTGAATATGTCAATATATCTCTCTGAAAGTGTGATTGTTCAATCAGAGAATATATCGGAACTGGAACATAAAGATGAACTAATAGCATATGCGACTGATGAAAAAAATCAAGAAATAGTATCCGCAGACGTCGTAGTTGAAAAAGAAGATTACAGTTCATTGGCAGGTACCTGTCCAAGAGACCGCCACTGCGGATCTCCTTCGTGCCCATTGTGGACCGACCAGAATAATGATGGGCTTTGTGATAGAGGATAA
- a CDS encoding class I SAM-dependent methyltransferase → MSQFRNPTGPFGRLLARSMAWGHKDFYKNTAKALDLKEEDRYLEIGFGSGLFIKKYASHVARIAGLDCSQEMVNLASDINKELINSGKAEFKKGDASSLPWGNDEFSAVVGIETFFFWDEPVKSLKEIYRVLAPGGRLVIEMAFNKDDGLDHSKHVKQMNLKVYSASEMTKMLNEAGFSEVIVIYFKGFWLPLKGHVVPKGMIVKGIKK, encoded by the coding sequence ATGTCGCAATTTAGAAACCCTACCGGGCCTTTTGGAAGATTACTGGCTAGAAGCATGGCATGGGGACATAAAGATTTTTACAAAAATACTGCAAAGGCGCTTGATCTTAAAGAAGAGGATAGATACCTTGAAATAGGGTTTGGCTCTGGATTGTTTATAAAAAAGTATGCTTCACATGTTGCAAGAATAGCTGGATTAGACTGTTCTCAAGAGATGGTAAATCTAGCAAGTGATATCAATAAAGAACTCATTAATTCAGGTAAAGCTGAATTTAAGAAGGGGGATGCGTCTTCTTTACCCTGGGGAAACGATGAATTCTCCGCAGTAGTTGGAATTGAGACATTTTTCTTTTGGGATGAGCCTGTGAAATCACTTAAAGAGATATACAGGGTATTGGCTCCTGGGGGCAGATTAGTAATTGAAATGGCATTTAACAAAGATGATGGGCTTGATCACTCAAAACATGTTAAGCAAATGAATCTAAAAGTGTACTCAGCCAGTGAAATGACAAAAATGTTAAATGAAGCTGGATTTAGCGAGGTAATTGTCATATATTTTAAAGGATTTTGGCTCCCTTTGAAGGGGCACGTTGTTCCAAAAGGCATGATCGTTAAGGGTATTAAGAAATAA
- a CDS encoding methyltransferase domain-containing protein, whose translation MRGYWNNRFLKENEIWGKIHSNSAELCLEYFSRFKIKNILIPGVGYGRNAQFFEKKGFIVEGIEISDQAIKIARNNSLTFPIYEGSVLEMPFNDKKYEGIYCFNVLHLFRQEDRKEFIDKCYNQLNPGGIIFFTVFSENEQSYGKGKKIEENTYETKPNRPVHYFTDEDLRNHFNKFLILDSGIMEDPENHGEEGPHTHIIRYIIAQKRVYHEFNGEKYKIASKHQKEWGTKIISNLKLKDNEAVLDLGCGDGALTKQIACLVPKGKVLGIDSSEGMISTAKDLEGGNLSFQKMDINLISFRGRFDLIFSNATLHWIKDHKKLLENCYNALKPGGSIRFNFAGQGNCSNFYKVIQDIISNERYKGYFESFEWPWYMPSIEEYKILLCETNFKEIEIWEENSDRYFENQDEMIRWIDQPSIVPFLRLVDTDDKDRFRKEVIEKMICSTKQKDGRCFETFRRINVYAVK comes from the coding sequence ATGAGGGGATATTGGAATAATCGATTTCTAAAAGAAAACGAAATCTGGGGAAAAATCCACAGTAACAGTGCAGAGTTGTGCCTTGAATATTTTTCTAGATTTAAGATAAAGAATATTCTAATTCCAGGGGTGGGCTATGGAAGAAATGCCCAATTCTTTGAAAAGAAAGGATTCATTGTAGAAGGGATAGAGATATCAGATCAAGCTATCAAAATAGCGAGAAACAACAGTTTGACTTTCCCAATATATGAAGGTAGCGTATTGGAAATGCCCTTTAACGATAAGAAATACGAGGGAATATATTGCTTTAATGTACTGCATCTGTTCAGACAGGAAGATAGAAAAGAGTTTATTGATAAATGCTATAATCAGTTAAATCCTGGCGGGATAATATTTTTTACTGTTTTTTCTGAAAATGAGCAATCATATGGCAAAGGTAAGAAGATTGAAGAAAACACATATGAAACTAAGCCTAATAGGCCAGTTCATTATTTTACAGATGAAGATCTAAGAAATCATTTCAATAAGTTCCTCATTTTGGATTCTGGGATTATGGAAGATCCCGAAAATCATGGAGAAGAAGGGCCCCACACACATATTATACGATACATAATTGCTCAAAAAAGGGTATACCATGAATTTAATGGAGAGAAGTATAAAATAGCTTCTAAGCATCAAAAGGAGTGGGGAACAAAAATAATTTCCAATCTAAAATTAAAAGATAACGAAGCGGTCCTCGATTTAGGATGTGGAGACGGGGCCTTAACAAAGCAGATAGCCTGTTTAGTTCCAAAGGGGAAAGTATTAGGAATCGATTCATCAGAAGGGATGATATCTACAGCGAAGGATTTAGAAGGGGGAAATCTTTCCTTTCAGAAGATGGATATAAATCTGATTTCATTTAGGGGTAGATTTGATCTCATATTTTCTAATGCCACCCTTCATTGGATTAAAGATCACAAGAAATTATTAGAGAATTGCTACAATGCTTTAAAACCCGGTGGCTCTATTCGTTTTAATTTTGCTGGTCAGGGCAACTGTTCAAACTTTTACAAAGTCATACAAGATATTATTTCAAATGAAAGGTACAAGGGATACTTTGAATCATTTGAATGGCCATGGTATATGCCGTCAATTGAAGAGTATAAAATCCTATTATGTGAAACGAATTTTAAAGAAATTGAGATATGGGAAGAGAATTCAGATAGGTACTTTGAGAATCAAGATGAAATGATTAGATGGATAGATCAGCCATCAATCGTTCCATTTCTAAGATTAGTTGATACTGATGATAAAGATAGATTTAGGAAAGAAGTCATTGAAAAAATGATTTGTAGTACAAAGCAGAAAGACGGCAGGTGCTTTGAAACATTCAGAAGAATAAACGTCTATGCAGTAAAATAA